The Bacillota bacterium region TAGCAACTACGGTTTTGTTCTGGAGTAGGGGAATCGGTTTTCTCTGGTGCTCTCCAGAATCGGGTTCTTCTTATTGCTGGATACCTGCCTTGTTGCTCTCTTTGGTCTGTAGTTATGCCTTGATATTTTTGAAAAAACTTTCGTGGAGCAAAGATAGCGGTTTCTGGCTCTATCTGTTAATCCCTAAAGATAGGATCATTGTGACGTCCTCCCCTCAATAAATTGAGGGGCATCCTCAAGCGGATGCGCGCAAAAATTTATTCTTGCGCTTCGGTTCGGCGACGCCGTGCCATCCCAACAGGTATGACACGACCGCGGGCCGCGCCACACGGCCACTACTCCCCTTCACGGGAGATACCTGGAAAGCTCTTTCAAAGATGTTTAGAGCACCGTTTGCGTCCGCCTGCGCCCTCCAGCCGCAGGAGCAGGCGTACAGTCCCCGACGCTTTCGATTGGATGTTTTGATTGCCCCGCAACTGTGGCAGGTCTTGGAGGTGTTATCTTCGTCTACGTCGTCTCGGACTATAATTCCCACCAGTGCCCCTTTGTACTTGAGCATGTTGACCAGCTTGCGGTACGGCCAGGCGTGAAGACGCTGGTTCAACCGGTCTCCATAGTCGATGCTCTCACGGATTCCATTAAGGTTTCCTACAACTATCTCCTTCACACCCCGCCTTATGCACTCGGCGATAAAGTGGGACGTGGCTACATGCAGTAACTGCTCTACCTGCTTCTTCTCCCGGTGCGCTACCTGCTTCCATCTGCAGGAGTTCCGCTGAAGGTTTGCCCGCATCTTCTGCCAGTAGCGCCTTATAGCCTTGATCAGCCTGCCGGAGTAGAGCGTTACCGTGCCATCGTCAAAGGCGCAGGCCATGAGGATCGTCTCCCCGAGGTCTACTGCCGCCTTCCCCGTCCCGTTGTTTTCACGGGCCTTGACTTCCACCACTAGACGGGCCTCACAGCGCCCGGATATCTTGTCGTAGGTGATGGAGAGTTCCCGCACCCGCTCGTATTCAACATCAGGACGGTGAGATATGCGGAAAGAAACCTGTTTTACACCGTCTTCCCGGCCGGTGCCCAGGCTCAGTGTAACCCTGTCTCCATCTATCCTGAACCCGCTCTGGACATACTTGAGCGGGGAAAGACAGTTCTTCCGGCGGAAGCCGGGAGCTTCGTGCCGCGTAAGACCCTTTTTCTTGAGGGCAAAGAAAGACTTATACGCTTCCCGCACTTCGTCCCGCGTGAGTTGGACTGACATCGAGTAGTACCCTTTAGCCCTGGGCAGCTCCTTTAAGATGCGGTTGAGATTCTTTCGAGAAATATTTACCCTTCCGGTTTCTTTGTACTCTTTCCGCAGATGCCACAGAAGGCCGTTGTAGACCTTGGTGGCACAGAACATGGCATCCTTCAGAACAGCTTCAATCCGCGAATCCGCATGGATTTGGGCTTTGAGTGTGATTAGGGGCACTCAATCACCTCCTCCCTCTGTTTTTTGAGCTTCGATGTACCGCCTGATAGTATCACTAGAAACCTCTCCGGCTGTGCCCACGTAGTAGCTCGGGTTCCATAGATGGCCGCCCCAGAGTTTCTTCTTGAGTTCCGGATGCTTCACAAAAAGCATGCGGGCCGTGGAACCTTTTAACACCTTGGCGATTACTGCCGGAGCTATTTTGGGAGGGGCGGAAAGAAAAACGTGTACGTGGTCGGGCATGACTTCCAAGGCCAGCAGCTCGTAGCCATGTTCCATGCAGAGAGCAGTAATTGCTCCCTTCAGGGTTTCGTCTACTGGTGAGAACAATACCTTACGGCGGTACTTCGTTGACCATACAAAGTGGTAGTTGATGTTGTAAACTGCTGTTCCAGTTGATTTCCAAGCATCCTTCTTCATACCATTATGGTAACATACCGCAAAACAGTTGTAAATGCTAGAGCGAGGGGGTCCGTGTATTCCCTCAATAAATTGAGGGGGATTACTGCCCCCTCGCACTCCCCCATTTCGCTAAAACCAAGATAGCATAAACAGGCTCATGAGGGTTGTCGAATTTTGGCGTTTCAGTAAGGATGGTGATGGATTTGTTTGACGAGCGCGGAACCGTTCTAATTGAGTTTGTTTTTGCAATAATCATCTTCGCTGCTTTTGCCTACGGCCTGTTTACTACATCCCTGTGGGGCATCGGGGCGTTCTTCATCCAGGAAGCAGCCCATGAAGCTGCCGAGAGGTATGCCGTCACCATGGACGAGTCTTCCGCCGAATCGAGGGCCCTGGGCCGTCTGGGCAAGTGGGCGTACGTGTTCGTGAAGCCGGAAAGCGTCTCTGCCAGTGTCTGGAAGGACGGGGACTCGGCCCGCGCCAGGGTCGTGGCCGAACCCAGGATAAAAAGACTTTATTTCTACGAGTTGCCTCAAATCGAGAAAACATCTTCGTGCGTGTTCGAGTACAGGTTCAGGAGGTCGGGTGAATTTCTATGGTGAAAAAGCTCAAATCGGAAAGAGGGGCCGTTTTGATCGAGCTCGTTTTTTCTTGTCTTATCCTCGTAATCTTCTTTTATGCCTGCACCGAAACCTTCCTTCTCGTCAGAGACAAGCTTTATCTCCAGCGCATCGCCCGCGACGGGGCGAGAGAGGCGGTTATTGTCGGGGGGAGCGAGAGCGCCGGCGAAGCCAAGGCCCGCGCCCGCGCCCAGCAGTTCTTCGGCAACCGTTCCTCAAAGGTAAGTGTGAGCATAGAAAGGTACGACGCCTACCGCATCCACACGAGGACGTGCGTTGTGAGCTACCCGCACCCCGTCTTCGGCCCGCTCTCTGAAAAGATTTTCGGCTCAAGGGAGGTGACGCTCAGTGCCCGGGCGACTTTCGGCTGGAGAGACCTGGCAACCGGTTACGAATGAGCGGGGGGCATTCTTCCCCATCATGGCGGTGCTCGTAATAGTATTGACGCTGCTCTTCGCCGGTCTCGTCGAGTTCGGGAGGTTTCTCATCCTCAAAGAGCAGACTCAGACCGCCTCGGATGCCGCAGCTCTGGCCGCCTCTTATTCCGGCGTCAAGAAGTGGGTGAACATCGACGTTATCACCGATAGGGGCAATAAAACAGTTTACTGCTGCGATGAAGACGGGTGCTATCCCTGCGGGTGCGAGCCGTGCGGCATCCGTACCGAAAACGTTACCGGTTTGGAGAAGGACCTCATTAACGGAGGAGAGTGGGAGGACTACTGTGTGCCCCCTTGCTCCTGCGGCGGCGGCTCCTGCTGGTACGTCATCAAGAAGAGGTGGGTGGAGTATTCTCAACAACACTCTCAGGACGCG contains the following coding sequences:
- a CDS encoding transposase, whose amino-acid sequence is MPLITLKAQIHADSRIEAVLKDAMFCATKVYNGLLWHLRKEYKETGRVNISRKNLNRILKELPRAKGYYSMSVQLTRDEVREAYKSFFALKKKGLTRHEAPGFRRKNCLSPLKYVQSGFRIDGDRVTLSLGTGREDGVKQVSFRISHRPDVEYERVRELSITYDKISGRCEARLVVEVKARENNGTGKAAVDLGETILMACAFDDGTVTLYSGRLIKAIRRYWQKMRANLQRNSCRWKQVAHREKKQVEQLLHVATSHFIAECIRRGVKEIVVGNLNGIRESIDYGDRLNQRLHAWPYRKLVNMLKYKGALVGIIVRDDVDEDNTSKTCHSCGAIKTSNRKRRGLYACSCGWRAQADANGALNIFERAFQVSPVKGSSGRVARPAVVSYLLGWHGVAEPKRKNKFLRASA
- the tnpA gene encoding IS200/IS605 family transposase, which translates into the protein MKKDAWKSTGTAVYNINYHFVWSTKYRRKVLFSPVDETLKGAITALCMEHGYELLALEVMPDHVHVFLSAPPKIAPAVIAKVLKGSTARMLFVKHPELKKKLWGGHLWNPSYYVGTAGEVSSDTIRRYIEAQKTEGGGD
- a CDS encoding pilus assembly protein TadG-related protein, whose amino-acid sequence is MPGRLSAGETWQPVTNERGAFFPIMAVLVIVLTLLFAGLVEFGRFLILKEQTQTASDAAALAASYSGVKKWVNIDVITDRGNKTVYCCDEDGCYPCGCEPCGIRTENVTGLEKDLINGGEWEDYCVPPCSCGGGSCWYVIKKRWVEYSQQHSQDAAEAFALVNLPDQAEDVWLNRGSPKIRHDVASVVVYLKSRARSLFPNVFGASYETETCSEAATFYYDPKTGKWRKAPEDACWKN